A section of the Drosophila sechellia strain sech25 chromosome 3L, ASM438219v1, whole genome shotgun sequence genome encodes:
- the LOC6619385 gene encoding protein Teyrha-meyrha isoform X1, whose amino-acid sequence MESNAFGSSHLPSQALVVLSEAASGLHEALRGQRPFPSRLPDAKDLHNMSLVGNYFNPHLLLNHGMLVANGAAAAAAAAGAGPASYFASDRSPLGKPSVLSNFSLPSAFSPPKYIGISLDQNLFNGSESFRTDSASPTCTSHESMEGSQDYDAVEKGESPRSNNSQDPRDLRHLHNAGKGHQALATSSSASSSSSSSCSTSNPAISTATSSVAVSMASHLAASSPHHHPHTHAHSHPHPLAHPHAHSHHHVGHHVGAPPVSTAVTTHHHMAHPHPLSHHHAAHHAALASLSMAGLRAVPGGLSLVTGLQAAAAGGAIPEMCPVCGLKLSAEEWHTHFLTELDRLYKLSAGFERASLQATYMFAPPCPAQENAIRTSHNRWETFQRIRNNRQNRLRLKVRKRKYGEMYMMESLYCSSCPICKRKYALETGKIPPEDDVKSQEEIETVDVESCNDEMPDSGSELAAPGSGSSGTVMPPSSMHNSNSQPGKLDGILYRTGCVLSQKDPHADEQDVSTNVTTASSSSWPGEAPTHAHISVKTVSELSSTTHHYYNADSCGVGVNDTNSSSSTHNNGDGSNKDLMMDTASCQNDSDEDVIVDDDDTVKLSSKINYGKMQRRQDEQNVGSSRSLENLSPVEERPRSEPQVSSTEPGPMDISHNNNNNNNNNNNSSSNNNNNPSAKYAESMENSLSQLSSMGVPGLTQLDTKVGISSDLKPDDENKCFICKTGIKDLNTDAFLRGRNFYFHQSCANVMSSYRLNKELLSQAQNQQRAAANGNGNGSGIGMGDSGGATATPRSLSPAQSPQQSVSQTME is encoded by the exons CTACCCGACGCCAAAGATCTGCACAACATGTCACTAGTCGGCAACTACTTCAATCCGCACCTGCTGCTCAACCACGGGATGCTGGTGGCCAACggagcggcggcggcagcggcggcggctggAGCGGGACCGGCCAGCTACTTTGCCAGTGACCGCTCGCCGCTGGGCAAGCCGTCGGTGCTGTCGAACTTCTCGCTGCCGTCGGCCTTCTCGCCGCCCAAGTACATCGGCATATCCCTGGATCAG AATCTGTTCAATGGCAGCGAATCATTTCGCACGGATTCGGCCAGCCCCACATGCACATCGCACGAATCCATGGAGGGATCACAGGATTACGATGCCGTTGAAAAGGGTGAAAGTCCACGCAGCAATAATTCTCAGGATCCCAGGGATTTGAGAC ATCTGCATAATGCGGGGAAGGGCCACCAGGCACTGGCCACCTCCTCGTCGGCGTCcagctcctcgtcctcctcctgctccaccAGCAATCCCGCCATCAGCACGGCGACCAGCAGCGTTGCCGTTTCGATGGCCAGCCACCTGGCCGCCTCCTCGCCGCACCATCATCCCCACACGCACGCCCACTCGCACCCGCATCCGCTGGCCCATCCGCACGCCCATAGCCACCACCACGTGGGCCACCATGTGGGGGCACCTCCGGTGTCCACGGCGGTGACGACGCACCACCACATGGCCCATCCCCATCCGCTGTCGCACCACCACGCCGCCCACCACGCGGCCTTGGCCAGTTTGAGCATGGCGGGTCTGCGGGCAGTTCCCGGTGGATTGAGCCTGGTCACTGGGCTGCAAGCGGCAGCTGCCGGCGGTGCTATTCCCGAGATGTGCCCCGTTTGTGGACTGAAGCTGAGCGCCGAGGAGTGGCACACCCACTTCCTCACCGAACTGGACAGGCTCTACAAGCTGAGTGCGGGATTCGAGAGGGCCAGCCTGCAGGCCACCTACATGTTTGCTCCTCCGTGTCCCGCGCAGGAGAACGCCATTCGCACCAGTCACAACCGCTGGGAG ACCTTCCAGAGAATACGTAACAATCGCCAGAACCGCCTGAGACTCAAAGTGCGAAAGCGCAAGTACGGCGAAATGTACATGATGGAGAGTCTTTACTGTAGCAGTTGTCCCATCTGCAAGAGGAAGTACGCCTTGGAGACGGGGAAGATTCCTCCAGAG GACGATGTCAAATCGCAGGAGGAGATCGAAACGGTGGATGTGGAGAGCTGCAACGACGAAATGCCCGACTCAGGGTCGGAGCTAGCTGCTCCGGGTTCGGGGTCATCCGGCACGGTTATGCCGCCCTCCAGTATGCACAACAGCAACTCGCAGCCGGGCAAGCTGGACGGGATTCTCTACCGGACGGGCTGTGTGCTCAGCCAGAAGGATCCGCATGCCGACGAGCAGGACGTGAGCACCAATGTGACAACGGCGAGCAGCAGTAGTTGGCCAGGCGAGGCACCAACCCACGCACATATCAGTG TTAAAACCGTCAGCGAGCTGTCATCCACCACACACCACTACTACAACGCGGACTCCTGCGGCGTGGGCGTGAACgacaccaacagcagcagcagcacccacAACAACGGCGATGGCAGCAACAAGGATCTGATGATGGACACGGCCTCCTGCCAAAACGACAGCGACGAGGACGTGATTGTGGACGACGACGACACCGTGAAGCTGTCTAGCAAAATCAACTATGGCAAGATGCAGCGCCGCCAGGATGAGCAGAACGTGGGCAGCAGCAG ATCCCTCGAGAACCTCTCACCGGTGGAGGAGCGACCGCGGTCGGAGCCGCAGGTGAGCAGCACCGAACCCGGACCCATGGACATAtcgcacaacaacaacaacaataataataacaacaacaatagcagcagtaataacaacaacaatccgTCGGCGAAATACGCGGAGAGCATGGAGAACAGCCTGTCGCAGTTGTCGTCGATGGGCGTGCCGGGATTAACGCAATTGGACACAAAGGTGGGGATTAGTTCGGATTTAAAACCGGACGATGAAAACAAATGTTTCATTTGTAAG ACAGGCATAAAGGATCTCAACACGGATGCGTTCCTGCGCGGCCGTAACTTTTACTTCCACCAGAGCTGTGCCAACGTCATGAGCAGCTACCGGCTGAACAAGGAGCTCCTCAGCCAGGCCCAGAATCAGCAGAGGGCGGCCGccaacggaaacggaaatggcaGTGGGATCGGAATGGGGGATTCGGGCGGCGCCACGGCAACGCCCCGCAGCCTTTCACCTGCCCAATCTCCGCAGCAGAGCGTCTCGCAGACCATGGAGTGA
- the LOC6619385 gene encoding protein Teyrha-meyrha isoform X2 — MESNAFGSSHLPSQALVVLSEAASGLHEALRGQRPFPSRLPDAKDLHNMSLVGNYFNPHLLLNHGMLVANGAAAAAAAAGAGPASYFASDRSPLGKPSVLSNFSLPSAFSPPKYIGISLDQNLFNGSESFRTDSASPTCTSHESMEGSQDYDAVEKGESPRSNNSQDPRDLRHLHNAGKGHQALATSSSASSSSSSSCSTSNPAISTATSSVAVSMASHLAASSPHHHPHTHAHSHPHPLAHPHAHSHHHVGHHVGAPPVSTAVTTHHHMAHPHPLSHHHAAHHAALASLSMAGLRAVPGGLSLVTGLQAAAAGGAIPEMCPVCGLKLSAEEWHTHFLTELDRLYKLSAGFERASLQATYMFAPPCPAQENAIRTSHNRWETFQRIRNNRQNRLRLKVRKRKYGEMYMMESLYCSSCPICKRKYALETGKIPPEDDVKSQEEIETVDVESCNDEMPDSGSELAAPGSGSSGTVMPPSSMHNSNSQPGKLDGILYRTGCVLSQKDPHADEQDVSTNVTTASSSSWPGEAPTHAHISVKTVSELSSTTHHYYNADSCGVGVNDTNSSSSTHNNGDGSNKDLMMDTASCQNDSDEDVIVDDDDTVKLSSKINYGKMQRRQDEQNVGSSRSLENLSPVEERPRSEPQVSSTEPGPMDISHNNNNNNNNNNNSSSNNNNNPSAKYAESMENSLSQLSSMGVPGLTQLDTKTGIKDLNTDAFLRGRNFYFHQSCANVMSSYRLNKELLSQAQNQQRAAANGNGNGSGIGMGDSGGATATPRSLSPAQSPQQSVSQTME, encoded by the exons CTACCCGACGCCAAAGATCTGCACAACATGTCACTAGTCGGCAACTACTTCAATCCGCACCTGCTGCTCAACCACGGGATGCTGGTGGCCAACggagcggcggcggcagcggcggcggctggAGCGGGACCGGCCAGCTACTTTGCCAGTGACCGCTCGCCGCTGGGCAAGCCGTCGGTGCTGTCGAACTTCTCGCTGCCGTCGGCCTTCTCGCCGCCCAAGTACATCGGCATATCCCTGGATCAG AATCTGTTCAATGGCAGCGAATCATTTCGCACGGATTCGGCCAGCCCCACATGCACATCGCACGAATCCATGGAGGGATCACAGGATTACGATGCCGTTGAAAAGGGTGAAAGTCCACGCAGCAATAATTCTCAGGATCCCAGGGATTTGAGAC ATCTGCATAATGCGGGGAAGGGCCACCAGGCACTGGCCACCTCCTCGTCGGCGTCcagctcctcgtcctcctcctgctccaccAGCAATCCCGCCATCAGCACGGCGACCAGCAGCGTTGCCGTTTCGATGGCCAGCCACCTGGCCGCCTCCTCGCCGCACCATCATCCCCACACGCACGCCCACTCGCACCCGCATCCGCTGGCCCATCCGCACGCCCATAGCCACCACCACGTGGGCCACCATGTGGGGGCACCTCCGGTGTCCACGGCGGTGACGACGCACCACCACATGGCCCATCCCCATCCGCTGTCGCACCACCACGCCGCCCACCACGCGGCCTTGGCCAGTTTGAGCATGGCGGGTCTGCGGGCAGTTCCCGGTGGATTGAGCCTGGTCACTGGGCTGCAAGCGGCAGCTGCCGGCGGTGCTATTCCCGAGATGTGCCCCGTTTGTGGACTGAAGCTGAGCGCCGAGGAGTGGCACACCCACTTCCTCACCGAACTGGACAGGCTCTACAAGCTGAGTGCGGGATTCGAGAGGGCCAGCCTGCAGGCCACCTACATGTTTGCTCCTCCGTGTCCCGCGCAGGAGAACGCCATTCGCACCAGTCACAACCGCTGGGAG ACCTTCCAGAGAATACGTAACAATCGCCAGAACCGCCTGAGACTCAAAGTGCGAAAGCGCAAGTACGGCGAAATGTACATGATGGAGAGTCTTTACTGTAGCAGTTGTCCCATCTGCAAGAGGAAGTACGCCTTGGAGACGGGGAAGATTCCTCCAGAG GACGATGTCAAATCGCAGGAGGAGATCGAAACGGTGGATGTGGAGAGCTGCAACGACGAAATGCCCGACTCAGGGTCGGAGCTAGCTGCTCCGGGTTCGGGGTCATCCGGCACGGTTATGCCGCCCTCCAGTATGCACAACAGCAACTCGCAGCCGGGCAAGCTGGACGGGATTCTCTACCGGACGGGCTGTGTGCTCAGCCAGAAGGATCCGCATGCCGACGAGCAGGACGTGAGCACCAATGTGACAACGGCGAGCAGCAGTAGTTGGCCAGGCGAGGCACCAACCCACGCACATATCAGTG TTAAAACCGTCAGCGAGCTGTCATCCACCACACACCACTACTACAACGCGGACTCCTGCGGCGTGGGCGTGAACgacaccaacagcagcagcagcacccacAACAACGGCGATGGCAGCAACAAGGATCTGATGATGGACACGGCCTCCTGCCAAAACGACAGCGACGAGGACGTGATTGTGGACGACGACGACACCGTGAAGCTGTCTAGCAAAATCAACTATGGCAAGATGCAGCGCCGCCAGGATGAGCAGAACGTGGGCAGCAGCAG ATCCCTCGAGAACCTCTCACCGGTGGAGGAGCGACCGCGGTCGGAGCCGCAGGTGAGCAGCACCGAACCCGGACCCATGGACATAtcgcacaacaacaacaacaataataataacaacaacaatagcagcagtaataacaacaacaatccgTCGGCGAAATACGCGGAGAGCATGGAGAACAGCCTGTCGCAGTTGTCGTCGATGGGCGTGCCGGGATTAACGCAATTGGACACAAAG ACAGGCATAAAGGATCTCAACACGGATGCGTTCCTGCGCGGCCGTAACTTTTACTTCCACCAGAGCTGTGCCAACGTCATGAGCAGCTACCGGCTGAACAAGGAGCTCCTCAGCCAGGCCCAGAATCAGCAGAGGGCGGCCGccaacggaaacggaaatggcaGTGGGATCGGAATGGGGGATTCGGGCGGCGCCACGGCAACGCCCCGCAGCCTTTCACCTGCCCAATCTCCGCAGCAGAGCGTCTCGCAGACCATGGAGTGA
- the LOC6619385 gene encoding protein Teyrha-meyrha isoform X4, which yields MESNAFGSSHLPSQALVVLSEAASGLHEALRGQRPFPSRLPDAKDLHNMSLVGNYFNPHLLLNHGMLVANGAAAAAAAAGAGPASYFASDRSPLGKPSVLSNFSLPSAFSPPKYIGISLDQNLFNGSESFRTDSASPTCTSHESMEGSQDYDAVEKGESPRSNNSQDPRDLRHLHNAGKGHQALATSSSASSSSSSSCSTSNPAISTATSSVAVSMASHLAASSPHHHPHTHAHSHPHPLAHPHAHSHHHVGHHVGAPPVSTAVTTHHHMAHPHPLSHHHAAHHAALASLSMAGLRAVPGGLSLVTGLQAAAAGGAIPEMCPVCGLKLSAEEWHTHFLTELDRLYKLSAGFERASLQATYMFAPPCPAQENAIRTSHNRWETFQRIRNNRQNRLRLKVRKRKYGEMYMMESLYCSSCPICKRKYALETGKIPPEDDVKSQEEIETVDVESCNDEMPDSGSELAAPGSGSSGTVMPPSSMHNSNSQPGKLDGILYRTGCVLSQKDPHADEQDVSTNVTTASSSSWPGEAPTHAHISVKTVSELSSTTHHYYNADSCGVGVNDTNSSSSTHNNGDGSNKDLMMDTASCQNDSDEDVIVDDDDTVKLSSKINYGKMQRRQDEQNVGSSRSLENLSPVEERPRSEPQVSSTEPGPMDISHNNNNNNNNNNNSSSNNNNNPSAKYAESMENSLSQLSSMGVPGLTQLDTKA from the exons CTACCCGACGCCAAAGATCTGCACAACATGTCACTAGTCGGCAACTACTTCAATCCGCACCTGCTGCTCAACCACGGGATGCTGGTGGCCAACggagcggcggcggcagcggcggcggctggAGCGGGACCGGCCAGCTACTTTGCCAGTGACCGCTCGCCGCTGGGCAAGCCGTCGGTGCTGTCGAACTTCTCGCTGCCGTCGGCCTTCTCGCCGCCCAAGTACATCGGCATATCCCTGGATCAG AATCTGTTCAATGGCAGCGAATCATTTCGCACGGATTCGGCCAGCCCCACATGCACATCGCACGAATCCATGGAGGGATCACAGGATTACGATGCCGTTGAAAAGGGTGAAAGTCCACGCAGCAATAATTCTCAGGATCCCAGGGATTTGAGAC ATCTGCATAATGCGGGGAAGGGCCACCAGGCACTGGCCACCTCCTCGTCGGCGTCcagctcctcgtcctcctcctgctccaccAGCAATCCCGCCATCAGCACGGCGACCAGCAGCGTTGCCGTTTCGATGGCCAGCCACCTGGCCGCCTCCTCGCCGCACCATCATCCCCACACGCACGCCCACTCGCACCCGCATCCGCTGGCCCATCCGCACGCCCATAGCCACCACCACGTGGGCCACCATGTGGGGGCACCTCCGGTGTCCACGGCGGTGACGACGCACCACCACATGGCCCATCCCCATCCGCTGTCGCACCACCACGCCGCCCACCACGCGGCCTTGGCCAGTTTGAGCATGGCGGGTCTGCGGGCAGTTCCCGGTGGATTGAGCCTGGTCACTGGGCTGCAAGCGGCAGCTGCCGGCGGTGCTATTCCCGAGATGTGCCCCGTTTGTGGACTGAAGCTGAGCGCCGAGGAGTGGCACACCCACTTCCTCACCGAACTGGACAGGCTCTACAAGCTGAGTGCGGGATTCGAGAGGGCCAGCCTGCAGGCCACCTACATGTTTGCTCCTCCGTGTCCCGCGCAGGAGAACGCCATTCGCACCAGTCACAACCGCTGGGAG ACCTTCCAGAGAATACGTAACAATCGCCAGAACCGCCTGAGACTCAAAGTGCGAAAGCGCAAGTACGGCGAAATGTACATGATGGAGAGTCTTTACTGTAGCAGTTGTCCCATCTGCAAGAGGAAGTACGCCTTGGAGACGGGGAAGATTCCTCCAGAG GACGATGTCAAATCGCAGGAGGAGATCGAAACGGTGGATGTGGAGAGCTGCAACGACGAAATGCCCGACTCAGGGTCGGAGCTAGCTGCTCCGGGTTCGGGGTCATCCGGCACGGTTATGCCGCCCTCCAGTATGCACAACAGCAACTCGCAGCCGGGCAAGCTGGACGGGATTCTCTACCGGACGGGCTGTGTGCTCAGCCAGAAGGATCCGCATGCCGACGAGCAGGACGTGAGCACCAATGTGACAACGGCGAGCAGCAGTAGTTGGCCAGGCGAGGCACCAACCCACGCACATATCAGTG TTAAAACCGTCAGCGAGCTGTCATCCACCACACACCACTACTACAACGCGGACTCCTGCGGCGTGGGCGTGAACgacaccaacagcagcagcagcacccacAACAACGGCGATGGCAGCAACAAGGATCTGATGATGGACACGGCCTCCTGCCAAAACGACAGCGACGAGGACGTGATTGTGGACGACGACGACACCGTGAAGCTGTCTAGCAAAATCAACTATGGCAAGATGCAGCGCCGCCAGGATGAGCAGAACGTGGGCAGCAGCAG ATCCCTCGAGAACCTCTCACCGGTGGAGGAGCGACCGCGGTCGGAGCCGCAGGTGAGCAGCACCGAACCCGGACCCATGGACATAtcgcacaacaacaacaacaataataataacaacaacaatagcagcagtaataacaacaacaatccgTCGGCGAAATACGCGGAGAGCATGGAGAACAGCCTGTCGCAGTTGTCGTCGATGGGCGTGCCGGGATTAACGCAATTGGACACAAAG GCATAA
- the LOC6619385 gene encoding protein Teyrha-meyrha isoform X3 has translation MESNAFGSSHLPSQALVVLSEAASGLHEALRGQRPFPSRLPDAKDLHNMSLVGNYFNPHLLLNHGMLVANGAAAAAAAAGAGPASYFASDRSPLGKPSVLSNFSLPSAFSPPKYIGISLDQNLFNGSESFRTDSASPTCTSHESMEGSQDYDAVEKGESPRSNNSQDPRDLRHLHNAGKGHQALATSSSASSSSSSSCSTSNPAISTATSSVAVSMASHLAASSPHHHPHTHAHSHPHPLAHPHAHSHHHVGHHVGAPPVSTAVTTHHHMAHPHPLSHHHAAHHAALASLSMAGLRAVPGGLSLVTGLQAAAAGGAIPEMCPVCGLKLSAEEWHTHFLTELDRLYKLSAGFERASLQATYMFAPPCPAQENAIRTSHNRWETFQRIRNNRQNRLRLKVRKRKYGEMYMMESLYCSSCPICKRKYALETGKIPPEDDVKSQEEIETVDVESCNDEMPDSGSELAAPGSGSSGTVMPPSSMHNSNSQPGKLDGILYRTGCVLSQKDPHADEQDVSTNVTTASSSSWPGEAPTHAHISVKTVSELSSTTHHYYNADSCGVGVNDTNSSSSTHNNGDGSNKDLMMDTASCQNDSDEDVIVDDDDTVKLSSKINYGKMQRRQDEQNVGSSRSLENLSPVEERPRSEPQVSSTEPGPMDISHNNNNNNNNNNNSSSNNNNNPSAKYAESMENSLSQLSSMGVPGLTQLDTKVGISSDLKPDDENKCFICKA, from the exons CTACCCGACGCCAAAGATCTGCACAACATGTCACTAGTCGGCAACTACTTCAATCCGCACCTGCTGCTCAACCACGGGATGCTGGTGGCCAACggagcggcggcggcagcggcggcggctggAGCGGGACCGGCCAGCTACTTTGCCAGTGACCGCTCGCCGCTGGGCAAGCCGTCGGTGCTGTCGAACTTCTCGCTGCCGTCGGCCTTCTCGCCGCCCAAGTACATCGGCATATCCCTGGATCAG AATCTGTTCAATGGCAGCGAATCATTTCGCACGGATTCGGCCAGCCCCACATGCACATCGCACGAATCCATGGAGGGATCACAGGATTACGATGCCGTTGAAAAGGGTGAAAGTCCACGCAGCAATAATTCTCAGGATCCCAGGGATTTGAGAC ATCTGCATAATGCGGGGAAGGGCCACCAGGCACTGGCCACCTCCTCGTCGGCGTCcagctcctcgtcctcctcctgctccaccAGCAATCCCGCCATCAGCACGGCGACCAGCAGCGTTGCCGTTTCGATGGCCAGCCACCTGGCCGCCTCCTCGCCGCACCATCATCCCCACACGCACGCCCACTCGCACCCGCATCCGCTGGCCCATCCGCACGCCCATAGCCACCACCACGTGGGCCACCATGTGGGGGCACCTCCGGTGTCCACGGCGGTGACGACGCACCACCACATGGCCCATCCCCATCCGCTGTCGCACCACCACGCCGCCCACCACGCGGCCTTGGCCAGTTTGAGCATGGCGGGTCTGCGGGCAGTTCCCGGTGGATTGAGCCTGGTCACTGGGCTGCAAGCGGCAGCTGCCGGCGGTGCTATTCCCGAGATGTGCCCCGTTTGTGGACTGAAGCTGAGCGCCGAGGAGTGGCACACCCACTTCCTCACCGAACTGGACAGGCTCTACAAGCTGAGTGCGGGATTCGAGAGGGCCAGCCTGCAGGCCACCTACATGTTTGCTCCTCCGTGTCCCGCGCAGGAGAACGCCATTCGCACCAGTCACAACCGCTGGGAG ACCTTCCAGAGAATACGTAACAATCGCCAGAACCGCCTGAGACTCAAAGTGCGAAAGCGCAAGTACGGCGAAATGTACATGATGGAGAGTCTTTACTGTAGCAGTTGTCCCATCTGCAAGAGGAAGTACGCCTTGGAGACGGGGAAGATTCCTCCAGAG GACGATGTCAAATCGCAGGAGGAGATCGAAACGGTGGATGTGGAGAGCTGCAACGACGAAATGCCCGACTCAGGGTCGGAGCTAGCTGCTCCGGGTTCGGGGTCATCCGGCACGGTTATGCCGCCCTCCAGTATGCACAACAGCAACTCGCAGCCGGGCAAGCTGGACGGGATTCTCTACCGGACGGGCTGTGTGCTCAGCCAGAAGGATCCGCATGCCGACGAGCAGGACGTGAGCACCAATGTGACAACGGCGAGCAGCAGTAGTTGGCCAGGCGAGGCACCAACCCACGCACATATCAGTG TTAAAACCGTCAGCGAGCTGTCATCCACCACACACCACTACTACAACGCGGACTCCTGCGGCGTGGGCGTGAACgacaccaacagcagcagcagcacccacAACAACGGCGATGGCAGCAACAAGGATCTGATGATGGACACGGCCTCCTGCCAAAACGACAGCGACGAGGACGTGATTGTGGACGACGACGACACCGTGAAGCTGTCTAGCAAAATCAACTATGGCAAGATGCAGCGCCGCCAGGATGAGCAGAACGTGGGCAGCAGCAG ATCCCTCGAGAACCTCTCACCGGTGGAGGAGCGACCGCGGTCGGAGCCGCAGGTGAGCAGCACCGAACCCGGACCCATGGACATAtcgcacaacaacaacaacaataataataacaacaacaatagcagcagtaataacaacaacaatccgTCGGCGAAATACGCGGAGAGCATGGAGAACAGCCTGTCGCAGTTGTCGTCGATGGGCGTGCCGGGATTAACGCAATTGGACACAAAGGTGGGGATTAGTTCGGATTTAAAACCGGACGATGAAAACAAATGTTTCATTTGTAAG GCATAA